The region ATTTTAAAGATCAAATTTTAATTATCAAAAAAGACAAAAATACCAAAAAAGAATACCGAAACGTCTCTTTAAAATCAGATCCTAAAATTTGCATGACTTATATTAAAAATCAAGATAATCACACTTTTAAAATTTATAATATTAAAGCTTTATCTACTTTGGGTAATTTTTATCTTTTAAAAACTATTGATGGAAAAATTTTTGAGATTGATTTAAATTTAATAATAAGCAAAGAAAAAGAATAAAATATACTTTTATGTTTTAGAGCCCATCACAAGAATAATGTAGAATTTAAAAAATTTAATAAAGAAAGGAGAGTTTAACTCTCCTAAAAATTTAAGCAGCAGGATAAACGGAAACTTTTTTTCTTTTTTTGTCAAATCTTTCGAATTTAACAAATCCGTCTATCAATGCAAATATAGTGTGATCTTTACCAAGACCTACGTTGCTTCCGGCGTGAGTTGCCGTGCCTCTTTGGCGGATTATGATATTGCCGGCGCGAACAAATTCGCCTCCGAATTTTTTAACGCCTAAGCGGCGACCGATGGAATCTCGGTTATTCTGGGTTGAACCTTGACCTTTTTTGTGTGCCATACTTTATCTCCTTAGGCTTGTATGCTTAAAACTTTAACGCGAGTAAATTGTCTTCTAAAACCGCGTTTTAATTTAGAGTCTTTTCTTCTGCGTTTTTTATAGATGACGACTTTTTTGTCTTTACCTAAATTTACGACCTCTAAGACAACTTTTGCACCCTTAACAAACGGCGCACCTACCTTCACTTCATCTCCGCCAAGAGCTAAAACTTCGTTTATTTCGATGTTTGCTTTTGGCTCGGCTTCAAAGCGATCAAGCTTAAGGTATTCACCTTCGCTCACTCTATACTGCTTTCCGCCGTGTTTTATAATAGCATATTTTGACATTGCTATCCCTTCTTTGGTAAGTTACCAAAAAGCACTTTTAAAAAAGATTTATGGAGCTTTGTTGGTTGTAAGGAGTGGATTATATACTTTTTTTTATAAATTTAAGTTGAATTTAATCAGGAGGATAACCTCCCGATCATAAATTTTAGTAGTCCAATTCAGGCTTTGAAGTTTTTTCTGTCGAAGCAGGGAACATAGGATATTCAACCTTTGGCATAGTTCCTGTAAGCGAATTTAAAAATGTCACTATACTAGCAGCTTCGGCATCATTTATTTCGATTCCAAGCTGTATGCTTCCCATCGCTTTAACAGCATCGTTTAGCGACCATATAGCTCCGTTGTGATAGTATGGTGCAGTTAGCTCT is a window of Campylobacter sp. CCUG 57310 DNA encoding:
- the rpmA gene encoding 50S ribosomal protein L27, with the protein product MAHKKGQGSTQNNRDSIGRRLGVKKFGGEFVRAGNIIIRQRGTATHAGSNVGLGKDHTIFALIDGFVKFERFDKKRKKVSVYPAA
- the rplU gene encoding 50S ribosomal protein L21, which gives rise to MSKYAIIKHGGKQYRVSEGEYLKLDRFEAEPKANIEINEVLALGGDEVKVGAPFVKGAKVVLEVVNLGKDKKVVIYKKRRRKDSKLKRGFRRQFTRVKVLSIQA